A portion of the Epinephelus moara isolate mb chromosome 4, YSFRI_EMoa_1.0, whole genome shotgun sequence genome contains these proteins:
- the phf6 gene encoding PHD finger protein 6 has product MSGQRKGAASRLLKCAFCRTNRDKECGQLLVSDSQKVAAHHKCMLFSSALVTSHSDSDNIGGFSIEDVKKEIKRGNKLMCSSCHRPGATIGCDVKTCRRTYHYYCALKDKAQIKENPSQGIYLVYCRKHRDASADGIQDEEGAVANDSDASPPQSRGRGKFEKGRAKAGSRGQSEDSRSTSSQAADEESSSHRDRSPLRTSPGDGGQRCGFCHAGEEENETRGMLHTDNSKKVAAHYKCMLFSSGTVQLTTTSRAEFGNFDVKTVIQEIKRGKRMKCTLCTQLGATIGCEIKACVKTYHYHCGLQDKAKYIENMARGIYKLYCKNHSGNEERDEEDEERENRSRQRAANNHGGTQVNGN; this is encoded by the exons AGCCAGAAGGTGGCAGCCCACCATAAGTGCATG cttttctcctctgccctgGTCACATCTCACTCAGACAGCGACAACATCGGAGGATTTTCCATTGAGGATGTGAAAAAGGAGATCAAGAGGGGAAATAAATTG ATGTGTTCTTCATGTCACCGGCCGGGCGCAACGATCGGCTGTGATGTAAAGACATGCCGAAGGACGTATCACTATTACTGCGCTTTGAAGGACAAAGCCCAGATCAAAGAGAATCCTTCACAAGGGATTTACCT TGTTTACTGTCGCAAACACCGGGATGCATCTGCGGATGGCATTCAAG ATGAAGAGGGGGCTGTGGCCAATGATTCAGACGCATCGCCTCCTCAAAGTAGGGGCAGAGGAAAGTTTGAGAAGGGGAGAGCCAAGGCTGGATCTCGTGGCCAATCGGAAGACTCCCGCTCCACCTCCTCACAGGCTGCAGACGAGGAGAGTTCCTCCCAT CGGGACAGGTCACCTCTTCGGACTAGCCCGGGAGATGGCGGCCAGCGCTGTGGCTTCTGTCATGCTGGTGAGGAAGAGAATGAAACGAGGGGCATGCTTCATACTGATAACTCCAAAAAAGTGGCGGCACACTACAAGTGCATG CTTTTTTCATCGGGGACGGTGCAGCTGACCACTACATCGCGGGCTGAGTTTGGAAACTTTGATGTGAAAACAGTCATCCAGGAAATCAAGAGGGGGAAAAGAATG AAATGCACGCTGTGCACTCAGTTGGGTGCTACCATTGGGTGTGAAATCAAGGCGTGTGTGAAGACCTACCACTATCACTGCGGCCTGCAGGACAAAGCCAAGTACATCGAAAACATGGCGCGTGGCATCTACAA actATATTGTAAGAACCACAGTGGCAAcgaggagagggatgaagaAGATGAGGAACGAGAGAATCGCAGCAGACAGAGGGCAGCAAACAACCACGGAGGAACACAAGTGAATGGCAACTAG